The genomic interval TTTCGTTTTGTACTTACGGATTTGACGTTCCAGTTTATCAACAGCGAGATCAATAGCTGCATATAAGTCAATATGCTGCACTTCCGCACGGAGCAGCAAATTTGTCATTGGAATCGTTACCTCAATGCGTTGTTCGTCATTATAGACACTTAGATTTACATGTACATCGGATGTAGGTGGTGTATCAAAGTATCTCTCCAATTTACCGATTTTCTTTTCTACGTATTCTTGTATTGCTTTTGTCACCTCAATATTTTCACCACGGATGTTGTACTTCATAATAAGTGTCCTCCTTTCATCTTATACCTATAGTATACTACATTTCCACGGTTTTTTCCTCCCAAAACTTGCGATTAATGAAAAGGATTAGTGAGGTCCGTCTACATGTGTATGTGAAATAGAAAGCCCCGGGAATAACACGAAAGCTATTGTTACTTTTTACTGTCCAGAAACATGCCGTCGATTGTTTTGACATGTTCGTATGGGTCTATATATGTACGGTTGGATTTCTTCTGCTTTTTCATTTGTTTCATTTCCTGTTTTAATGTGGTAAACAAGGTATCCATTTTCTCCTGAACTTGCTCATTAAGGAGGATTAGTTGCTTACCTAGCCGTTTTTCATCATCGGTAAA from Lentibacillus cibarius carries:
- the hpf gene encoding ribosome hibernation-promoting factor, HPF/YfiA family — encoded protein: MKYNIRGENIEVTKAIQEYVEKKIGKLERYFDTPPTSDVHVNLSVYNDEQRIEVTIPMTNLLLRAEVQHIDLYAAIDLAVDKLERQIRKYKTKVNRKFRQEGSPKHIFAEMEKEADNETGESDEIDIVRKKQFDLKPMDSEEAVLQMDMLGHAFYVFTNAISGDTNVVYRRKDGRYGLIEPNS
- a CDS encoding flagellar protein FliT; this encodes MNRLQNLWDTTNLLHDVLTEAMETKNREKNIERINELVEYRGELLQQVVPPFTDDEKRLGKQLILLNEQVQEKMDTLFTTLKQEMKQMKKQKKSNRTYIDPYEHVKTIDGMFLDSKK